A stretch of the Paramormyrops kingsleyae isolate MSU_618 chromosome 16, PKINGS_0.4, whole genome shotgun sequence genome encodes the following:
- the gpr156 gene encoding probable G-protein coupled receptor 156, with product MDTALNCSRECSSGHCVIDPWISSREAWVLLQRLCTLSTAGWEAPQRPLSPVLRAVVWTLLSSGILVALLFLTFTLRCRNNRIVKMSSPNLNVLTLCGSLLTYSSGFLFGVEEKSLLPSAGPKTVLQARIWTLCIGSSLVFGPILGKTWRLYRVFTQRVPDKRVIIRDSQLMGLVALLILIDVLVLSTWGLTDPLQCGKSIRAAAKVLEHEVSYSLFQQEFCSSHYSDIWIVLLSVLKGSLLLYGTYLAGLTNDVSWPPVNQSLTIMAAACLVTLSVALSIPVSRLLQSWPNVVYSVVSGSIFVCTLATNCLLFVPQVAQWKQFQEELNPSSSQMAKYFSSPSKSLQSMYSEDEIFYLRGENSSVKRLLMEKNAVIDSLQEQVNNAKEKLLKLMSADGPGAHHETDSSANLNSSSTQITQVQLEPAASLSETDTTAMDVPLPNSLLPGQRITQRPRESVPKDTDYAGGKSDYIPEGSKNESDVEETLSMIPTVFNSIDSPGSRDLSMSDVQRADSGSPLDSVTNTEHQPLSYTTPTGAEESVPQVKRETPLLGGKHNFVSSEKLQEILLDLSVDAITTSLKSPKWDKGPSSPSPEESSHKFPYRFCYPGISPYIMRKRRPPFHSSRAGLSSYCYSRSVPSVHRKSAATFYQNKHPPVSQSRSELDTTVSQPQRSDSGVISGGGEGEAQACHSPGWQKRASSGLHGGATRTCTIMSSTGCDPSDVPTESERLREEQEPHEDQYCYSDSDSSSSEENYCCYHSSYCKTCAHRQYESMDSTTSETSDSESGGFPSYCHIIHPVVNFKDDLQPTFV from the exons ATGGACACAGCCCTGAACTGCAGCAGGGAGTGCAGCTCTGGTCACTGCGTCATCGACCCCTGGATCAGCAGCCGGGAGGCCTGGGTGCTCCTTCAGAGGCTGTGTACACTCAGCACT GCAGGCTGGGAGGCTCCTCAGCGCCCGCTGTCCCCCGTGCTGCGTGCGGTGGTGTGGACGCTGCTATCATCCGGCATCCTGGTAGCCCTGCTCTTCCTGACATTCACCCTGCGCTGCAGGAACAATAG GATAGTGAAGATGTCCAGTCCCAATCTGAACGTTCTCACCCTGTGTGGAAGCCTGCTGACGTACAGCAGTGGCTTCCTCTTTGGCGTGGAGGAGAAGTCCCTCCTTCCCAGCGCTGGGCCCAAGACCGTGCTGCAG GCCCGAATCTGGACCCTATGCATTGGTAGTTCTTTGGTGTTCGGACCCATCCTGGGGAAAACTTGGAGGCTGTACCGGGTGTTCACCCAGCGTGTCCCTGATAAGAGGGTG ATCATCAGAGACTCCCAGCTGATGGGTCTCGTGGCCTTGCTGATTCTGATAGATGTTTTGGTTCTGAGCACCTGGGGTCTGACTGACCCACTCCAGTGTGGAAAGTCCATCAGAGCCGCTGCCAAG GTGCTGGAACATGAAGTGTCCTACTCCTTGTTCCAGCAGGAATTCTGCTCTTCACACTACTCTGATATTTGGATCGTCCTTCTCTCAGTGCTCAAG ggCAGTCTCCTCCTATACGGGACATACTTAGCTGGTCTAACAAACGATGTCAGCTGGCCCCCGGTGAACCAGTCCCTTACCATAATGGCAGCGGCTTGCCTAGTCACCCTCTCTGTGGCTCTGAGCATCCCTGTGTCCAGGCTTCTGCAATCGTGGCCAAACGTGGTCTACAGTGTCGTCTCTGGCTCCATCTTCGTCTGCACACTAGCCACGAACTGCTTGCTGTTTGTGCCTCAG GTCGCCCAATGGAAGCAATTTCAGGAGGAGCTGAACCCCAGTTCCAGTCAGATGGCCAAGTACTTCAGCAGCCCCAGCAAGAGCCTGCAGTCCATGTACAGCGAGGATGAGATCTTCTACCTGCGGGGGGAGAACAGCTCCGTGAAGAGGCTTCTCATGGAG AAGAATGCTGTGATTGACAGCCTCCAAGAGCAGGTGAACAACGCTAAGGAGAAGCTGCTGAAGCTGATGTCAGCTGATGGACCTGGCGCTCATCACGAGACCGACTCCTCTGCAAACCTCAACTCCTCCTCCACGCAAATAACGCAAGTGCAGCTTGAACCTGCTGCATCATTGTCAGAGACTGACACTACGGCTATGGATGTTCCTCTTCCCAATTCTCTTCTTCCGGGGCAGAGAATTACACAGAGGCCACGTGAAAGTGTTCCTAAGGACACTGACTATGCAGGGGGCAAGTCAGACTACATTCCTGAGGGCAGCAAGAATGAAAGTGATGTAGAAGAGACATTATCTATGATCCCAACAGTCTTCAACTCTATAGATTCTCCTGGTTCTAGGGATCTGTCGATGAGTGATGTACAACGGGCTGATTCTGGCAGTCCCCTGGATAGTGTCACTAATACTGAGCATCAACCGTTAAGCTATACCACTCCCACTGGAGCTGAAGAATCGGTCCCTCAGGTTAAGCGAGAGACACCTCTACTGGGAGGCAAACATAACTTTGTCAGCAGTGAGAAGCTACAGGAGATCCTCCTTGACCTCAGTGTGGATGCCATTACCACGTCCCTCAAGTCGCCAAAATGGGATAAAGGTCCTTCCAGTCCCAGTCCTGAGGAGTCTTCTCATAAGTTCCCCTACCGCTTTTGCTACCCAGGCATTTCCCCCTACAtcatgaggaagaggaggcccCCCTTCCATTCTTCCAGGGCTGGTCTATCTTCATATTGTTACTCACGGTCTGTGCCCTCTGTACACCGCAAAAGTGCAGCCACCTTTTACCAAAATAAGCACCCTCCCGTCAGCCAGAGCAGAAGTGAACTTGACACCACGGTATCACAGCCTCAGCGTTCAGACTCCGGGGTCATCAGCGGTGGAGGGGAAGGAGAGGCCCAGGCCTGCCACTCACCAGGCTGGCAGAAACGAGCCTCTTCAGGACTCCACGGAGGAGCCACCCGTACCTGTACCATCATGTCCTCCACAGGGTGCGATCCCAGTGACGTTCCTACAGAGAGCGAGCGCCTCCGGGAAGAGCAGGAGCCGCATGAGGATCAGTACTGCTATTCCGACTCTGATTCCAGCAGCTCCGAGGAGAACTATTGCTGCTACCACAGCTCGTACTGCAAGACATGCGCCCACAGACAGTACGAGTCCATGGACAGCACCACCTCGGAAACGTCCGACAGCGAGTCCGGTGGTTTCCCTAGCTACTGCCACATCATCCATCCAGTGGTAAATTTTAAAGATGACCTTCAGCCTACTTTTGTCTGA